Below is a genomic region from Pseudomonadota bacterium.
CCCCGGCAACCAGTGCTTTTCCGGTGTGTGTCATAAACCCGCTCTCCTGCCCGCAGAAACCATCACTGCGGCAGAAGGTATAATGAAAGTAATTCAGGCGCAAACCCTGCGAAAGGGTCAGTTTTCTTCCTTTTCCGGAACATCCAGCCATCCCGCAGGGGGAGAGATCACCAGAAAGCCTTCCCTGATACGGATCTCCGGAACATGTGCGCTGTTCAGGGGGAGCATTTCAGTGGCCGGGCGCCCCTCCAGCCGGATTTCCAGGAAATCTCCGGCGCCATAGTTGTGGACGGCCACAACCTCGCCCACCCTGGCACCCTCCTGCTCCTGCATGACCGTCAGGCCGATCAGGTCGGTGTGGTAATATTCTCCCGCGGCCGGCTCGGGCAAGAGGCTGCGGTCCACATACAGTTTCTGACCGCTCAGGGCCTCGGCTGCGTTGCGGTCTGCCACACCCTCGATCCGGACAATCCAGTGATCCCTCACCGGTGCCTGGAGGTGCAGGCGGAATACCCGCCCGCCGCTTTCGTCAGTCAGGGGAGCATACGTCCCGATATCTTCCGGATTTTCGGCAAAGCTGCGCACCCTGACCAGCCCCTTCACACCGTGGGGCGCCATGATCTGGCCGATACAGATTTTGCGGGATAGGGTCATGAAAAAAACCGTAAATTTCCTCTCCCCCGCTGGAAGATCGCTGCGGCACCCTTCCTGTCATCCTGAGCGCAGCATCCTGAAAAGATGCGAAGCCGAAGGATCTCCCTGAGATCCCTCCACTCCGCTGCGCTCCGGTCGGGATGACAATAATGGACCTTCGCAGAGACCTCTCCTGCAGGGGAGGGATAATACCAGATTACGCTGACGCTTCGGCCGCAGGCGCTTCAGGCGCGGGTTCAGCCGCTGCAACCTCACCGCCACCGGCGGCTTTCGCAGCTTCCTTCAGGCGTTCCTGCGCCTTGGCCTTTGGTGCGGACTGCTTCGGGGTCTCCCGGCGTTCAGGCATGGCGGCAAGGCCAGCCTGGGCCAGGAACAGCGCCACACGGTCCGTGGGCTGCGCACCAACACCCAGCCAGTACCTGATCCGCTCGGCATCCAGAACCACGCGCTGGGGGTTATCCTTTGCCAGCATGGGATTATAGGTCCCGACCTTTTCCAGGAAGCGGCCGTCCCGCGGGCTGCGGTTGTTGGCGATCACGATGCCATAGAACGGACGCCTTTTGGCGCCGCCCCGGGTCAGACGGATTTTTACTGCCATTGTTGTTTTCCTTCTCTCTCTTCAGTTACACGTTTCAGTGACACGTTCCATTCAGGGTTTCCTGCCCTGAATTCCCGAAAGCCCGGACAGCATGGACGACATGTCGCCGCCAAACAGCGCCGACAGCCCGCCCCGCATCAGGCCTTTCTTTCCCATCTTCTTCATCTGCCGCATCATGTCCCGCATCTGGTCATGCTGTTTCAGCAGCTGGTTGATCTCGTTCACCGTCACCCCGGCCCCCAAGGCAATACGCCGCTTGCGGGACGCCTTGATGATGTCCGGATCGCGCCTCTCGCCCGGTGTCATGGACAGGATGATGGATTCCTGCCGCACCAGGATTTTCTCGTCCACGCCCTTCTCGCCCAGCTGGTCCTTGATCTTCCCCATGCCAGGCAACATGTTCAGCAGGCCACCGATCCCGCCCATCTTGCGCATCTGGCGCAGCTGGGCCGCCAGATCGTTCAGGTCGAAATTTCCCTTCTGGACCTTTTCGGCCATTTTCAGGGCTTCGTCCTGGTCAACAGTCTGCATGGCCTTTTCCACCAGGCTGACTACATCACCCATGCCCAGAATGCGCCCGGCGACACGCTCCGGGTGGAAGGGCTCCAGCGCGTCCGTCTTTTCCCCCACGCCGATAAATCGCAGAGGCTGGCCCGTTACTGCCCGCATGGACAGGGCCGACCCACCCCGGGCATCGCCGTCCATCCGGGTCATCACAATGCCGGTCAGACCAACTTTATCCCGGAATTCCGTCGCCACGGTCAGGGCATCCTGGCCGGTCATGGCATCCACAACCAGCAGGGTTTCATGGGGTTTGACAGCATCCCGGACCGCCGCCGCCTCGGCCATCATCACATCGTCGATGGCCAGCCGGCCGGCTGTATCCAGCAGGACCACATCATATCCGCCCGTGCGACCTGTTTCCATGGCGCGACGGGCGATGTCCACCGGCTTCTGGTCCGCAATGACCGGCAGGGTGTCCACGCCGGTCTGCTCACCCAGGATGCGCAGCTGGTCCTGCGCCGCCGGGCGGTACACGTCCAGCGAGGCCATCAGGACCTTTTTCCGCTCGCGGTTTTTCAGCCACAGGGCCAGCTTGCCGGTCGTGGTGGTCTTTCCGGATCCCTGCAGCCCTACCATCATGACGGGCACGGGCGGCACAACATTCAGGTCCAGCCCGGGCTGCCCCACTGTCCCGCCCAGCATTTCC
It encodes:
- the ffh gene encoding signal recognition particle protein, encoding MFDSLGQRLGNIFDRLRGRGVLSAEDVEAALREVRIALLEADVALPVARDFVARVREKAVGQEVLRSITPGQQVVKIVHDALVEMLGGTVGQPGLDLNVVPPVPVMMVGLQGSGKTTTTGKLALWLKNRERKKVLMASLDVYRPAAQDQLRILGEQTGVDTLPVIADQKPVDIARRAMETGRTGGYDVVLLDTAGRLAIDDVMMAEAAAVRDAVKPHETLLVVDAMTGQDALTVATEFRDKVGLTGIVMTRMDGDARGGSALSMRAVTGQPLRFIGVGEKTDALEPFHPERVAGRILGMGDVVSLVEKAMQTVDQDEALKMAEKVQKGNFDLNDLAAQLRQMRKMGGIGGLLNMLPGMGKIKDQLGEKGVDEKILVRQESIILSMTPGERRDPDIIKASRKRRIALGAGVTVNEINQLLKQHDQMRDMMRQMKKMGKKGLMRGGLSALFGGDMSSMLSGLSGIQGRKP
- the rpsP gene encoding 30S ribosomal protein S16; amino-acid sequence: MAVKIRLTRGGAKRRPFYGIVIANNRSPRDGRFLEKVGTYNPMLAKDNPQRVVLDAERIRYWLGVGAQPTDRVALFLAQAGLAAMPERRETPKQSAPKAKAQERLKEAAKAAGGGEVAAAEPAPEAPAAEASA
- the rimM gene encoding ribosome maturation factor RimM (Essential for efficient processing of 16S rRNA) — translated: MTLSRKICIGQIMAPHGVKGLVRVRSFAENPEDIGTYAPLTDESGGRVFRLHLQAPVRDHWIVRIEGVADRNAAEALSGQKLYVDRSLLPEPAAGEYYHTDLIGLTVMQEQEGARVGEVVAVHNYGAGDFLEIRLEGRPATEMLPLNSAHVPEIRIREGFLVISPPAGWLDVPEKEEN